The genomic interval TGTGTATCGCCAGCGAGGTTGACGTTGCGGGCGCTGACTGCGGGGAGCAGAAGCGCGAGTAACGAAGCCTTCATGGTGATGTGTATTCGATGCAATGTTCAACAATAGGGATGTAAAcacgaggttggtgttggaggatggATGCATTCAGCTGTCGCCTTTTCTGGGTGCGACGGGTACCTGGAAGCTCGGGTTGGTCAGCAGGGGAACCGACCAATCACAGCTTCCCTAGCCTGTCACAACACCTTCTCTGTGTCATTAGCCGGCCATGTTGACTAACCTTTTTCCCAAAGTAAATAACGGTGAAGCTTCCAGGTTCATGAGGAGGTCCCTTTGGACATCAAGTTGGAGATGATTTGCGTCTCCTCCGCTAAATCAACCTTCACTAAATCAAACCTCCACTAAACCCAGCTCCACTAAATCTACCTTGCACTCAATCAACAGCGCGCAAGCTAGCGATAAGGAACAATGGAGGGATTGTCAGTGGCATCTGTCCCATAACCATCAGTCGATGATTTCTGGCTTCTGGATAGATACATGAATCTCACCTGGAATTCCTGAGCCAAGCTGCCAGATGCATTCCGGCCGCATCCCGGCGCTCCGGTCAACAACACATCGACGACAGTAGCTGACGTCATTTCCAGACATCAAGGTGCCAGCCTCAGCCCTCCTCTTGGCAAGCCACGCAAGCTTGTGATCACCCCCGCCTGCCCTTGATTTTGGCTCCCCGGCGGACCTGAAGCGCTGTGTCTCGGCGTCGGTTTAGTGGACGGTTGGGACGGTTCTTGACAAGACCTGTCGTCATGAACCACGCGTGAGCTCAGATTAGGTGTCTCTATCTTCATTTTGGCTTTCTGGACAATAATTCCAGTTTATTTTCTTCACTCCAACGATTTGTCGCCACATACATTGTGATATTGTGAGGGTAATCGGTATCTTAAAAGACTGTCCCGTTCAGTGGTTGATCAGCCCCTGAAGCCCCTGAAAAGCCATCAACATGAAGAAACACCAGATCAGCCTCGAAAACAACCATATCAACGACAGCCTGTTGGACTTGTGCACCTCAACTCAAAGCGTCTCATCCCTCATTTCTCAAGACCCTACAATAAGTCCTGCGGACGCATGGGAAAAGTTGTATGGCAGAGCCGCGCTGGCGAGTGCAGACAACGAGAAAGAGCATGCAAATGGAGCAATGGGCGGGGACCTGttggagctgaagaaggccgagatgtgtgggagatggggagacACGAAGCCGAGTGAGCTCTTTTTGAAGGTAAAGTTCTTCAATGGCAGCGGAAATGCAGGTACAGCTAAACACATGGCAGATCTATCATGATGCACTGTGCACGCTCAACGAGGATCCTTCTCGGGGAATGGTCAGTCCTTCGCTGATGGGGTCCCACGGGACCATTCCGCTAACTATCGTTTCGACGTACGTCTCACCAGTCCGGAGAATCGAGTGAGTGCTGAATGAGAATAGCATACCCGACATATGTCGGCACATTGCCAACGTCATCGTGCGAGCGCAAACAGAGGTCTTTCTGGCAACAAACTACTGGCAAAATGGTGCAGCATCTGCCTACATTACGGAAGCTATCCGTGAGTTAGACCGCCGTGTAGCTGCTAGGGGTGGCCCAAGGGTAAAGGTCAAGATCATATACGACCGAGGCAGCCCAAAACAAGTGTTTAAGCCACGTTATTTCGTATCGGAGAAGGACTTTGCCGGACCAAACGTCAACTTGCCTCGACGGTCAGAGATCCCGAATCTCGAGATGGACGTGGTCAACTACCACCAGCCAGTCATGGGTACCTTCCACGCTAAGTACGTGGTTGTCGACCGCAAGATTGCGCTGCTCCAGAGCAACAATGTCCAGGACAACGACAATCTGGAGATGATGATCCACCTGGAGGGCCCCGTTGTCGATTCTTTTGTCGATGTCGCCCTGCTCTCCTGGGGCAAGCCCTGGGATGGCTTCAGTgaagtccaagaagagaTTGAACAAGCCGATGGAAGCATGGCAGCAGTAGCAAACGGCCGCGCTGTTTTGCCAGATGTCAACACCCTACCTCTCGACAACAGCCTCCACACTCCGTCCCGCCCTCACCACGATCCGGATGTCGCCTCCGAAGTCGCCCGCTtcaacaccttcctcaccccgACCACGAACAAAACCCACCTCGACGCGGTCAACGCCCtgctcaaccacaccaccaatcCTTCCCTCCGCCCTgacccaaccctcaaccctGATCCTCCCGAGCCTGACCGCTTCACGCCTTACATCCCGCATTCCgcctctccctttcccatAGCACTAGTCACCCGCTCCCCTTACGggcccccaacccaccactccctccccaacccccaaaacgccGCCTGGCTCTCCGCGCTCAAACACGCTACAAAGACAGTCTTTATCCAatcccccaccctcaacgCGGAACCGCTCATCCCGGCCATCATCGAGGCCTGCGAGCGCGGGGTGGAGGTGACGTGTTGGATATGTCTGGGGTACAACGATGCGGGTGAGCTCCTGCCCCATCAAGGGGGTCACAACGAAAAGATTGCAAAGGAGCTGTATGGCTCTTTGTcagaggatgggagggagaggttgaggtaTGGGTGGTATGTGGGGAGGGATCAGACCGTGCCGATTGTGCagagcaggagggggaggtcgtGTCACGTCAAGATcatggttgttgatggggaggtgggcgtGATGGGGAATGGGAATCAGGATACGCAGAGTTGGTTTCATAGTTGTGAGGTTAATGTTTTGGTTGATAGTAGGGAGGTTTGCGGGGAGTGGGtaaggggttggggaggaatcAGAATACGGGGGGTGTATGGGcggttggatggggaggagggggtttggagggatcgggaggggaaagaggcggaggggggcgaTTGGGCCaggagctggggagggggatggggtgggttAGGGGCGTTGTTGGGGCTGTTAGGAGGGTTAAGGGGACGGGCGGGTTTTAGGGgccgggggcggggggtgtTTAGGGAGATGATACTGAAGGGGGTATGGTGAGGAACCAGCAAAACATCGAGATGAAGCAGCTGGTTGGCAAGACAGGACGGctgctgtttttttttttttttttggatacAATGGCCCCCTCTTCGCGTTTCGTATGTAAGAGCATTGCGAAGGTGAAGGGTGAGGGTATTGAATTCGAAGAACACCGAGTTCTCATTGCCGGCCAGTCGCTTCGTCTTGATCCTTTGTAATTatcctccccaagcccaGAAGTCCATTGCCAACTGACGATAAAACGAAATGAATATTATTCCTCTCCAAGGGCGTAATCCTGAAAGCATAGACAATACCCCTACACCACCCgcaaacccctccctcctccccctccccctgcccaAACTCCCAACCCTCGGCCCTAAACAACCTCCTactcaacacctccaccgcccccaacctccaacccacaTACCAACTCCCCACCGTCACAATAAACAACCCCCACGAGCAAACATTCTCCAACCCTgagctcgccgccgccagcaaaATCACCGTCTCATCCGCGGCCATGATGTAAAAGTAGACGGGCTTCCAACCCTGTTCTAGTAGCTCACAGTCCAGGCTGGCGATGCAAAAGTGGACATAACTCGATATTATGATTGCCAGACAGGTGATGATCGTGTCGGCTAGTAGGAggcagtggtggttggatagggggccggggatggggaggagggagaggaagctgggGTGGTAAGttatgaggatgaggagttggagggtgaagaggaggagggcggtgagttggcggagggaggttggGTAGTCCCAGGTTTCTTGGGGGGTCGTTTCGGGGGGTTGAGCTGGTgtgacgagggggaggatggtttCTAGTTTGAGGAGGATTGGGGTTCTGGGtctggatggtggtggatggtttGATatggggaggagtggtgatgattgttGTTGGGCTGAGTCTTGATCCTTGGTGtccatgttggtgatgatgatggtgttgatattACTGGTAAGGTATAAATAAAGAGCGAATAGATAGTTGGTGGACGGTTTATGAAAATGCAAAGTCAAGcccaaaacaaagaaaaaaaaaataggaACCAAAGGGAAGTGGTATGGGAGAGACGGCATTGATATTTAGGGTGATGCGGCCATGCTTGGAACTTTTGCGTGATGAAAAGCGACCATATAAGGGTTCAGCTCGGAAAACACGCCCTGCGTTAATGCCAGAAAGGGATTATATCAGGGTCCAAATAGGGGCTACTCAAATAAAACGATAATAATTGACAACGCCTCCCTGCAGATCCACCACTGGCTTTGCTTCTGACAGACTCGGCTGGCATGCTGTTTCATGCAGTGTGGAACAGGTGGCACGAATACgttgggaagaagaagaagaagaagaagaacaaagaAGAAGCTCTCTCGCCCTCGCTCTCATCCGTGTGTATTTGGCGGGTGGTGTGTGTTGGCTCTGCGAAGGATTATGCCAAGACAGGGGCTTTTTTGGGGCCCAAAGTGAAGCCCAGGCaagggttgatggtggctgtggctgtggaGGTAATGGGGCTGGATTAATTGCGATTTTGACTTGAGCATACGGATAACCGCCTGTGTGGTTGGATCGCATTGTGATATCGTGGGAGTTGTTGGGCTTGTCGGGTTTGCAATCCGGCCATGGTCAGCGTGACATGTTCTAGAACATTGCTAATTTGGTCAGGTAGCTAGCTCCCTGAGTGACAGCGGGGGTGCGGGGGATGTTTAGGGGACGAGCAGTGTCAATCGAAAATCAGAACAGCTGGGTATCGAGCATAAGTTGTTGTAGTGGAGAATCCCTTCGTGcaggtggtcgtggtgggtGGGCGATCAAGAAGTGGGGCTGGAGCTGCGCGTCACCACGCGACAAAAGCTTATCTTATCGAGCACGTCGTCGCCGCAATTGTTGCATCTGGCTTCAACCGCAAGCTCCTACAAGGCCATTGTCCAAAGGCCACTCCATCGTCAAAATCTGTCGCAACTGCCATATGTGACCAAAGGCAGCCTCCTCTTGTCCCGGAGCCTGTGCAAATCCCCTTCCAGACAAACCTTTCTCTGCGTGGCTCCTCaccttgaccttgaaccTCGACCGCCTCTCCGCCCCCGCATGACGACGGTATCACGGCCACGATGGCACCATCCGCGGCGAACCCGACGGCTCCGGCTACTAACGGACAGTCCGCCGCCCCCGCCGACGATGTTCCGATAGGACCTGTCACCGGCCTGTCTGAGATGGCCACCCAGTACATCTCGGAGCAGACACTACAACAGAGGCTTAAGGCCATAGCGTACGAAGAGGCAAAGGACGACCATTATAGGATAAGAGGCGTCCAATTGATTGACAACGTCCGCGAGGCACTGCAATTGTACGGCCAGCATTGCTTTCCGTGACCAAGTTCAAGACGCTGACGCGCTGCTAGACCCATCAAGACATTCGATACCGCAGCGATATACTACCACCGATTTCGGATCAGGTTTCCAAGTAGCGAATACAACTATGAAGATGTTGCACTTGCCGCTTTGTTTGTGGCCTGCAAGTCTGAGGATACCATCAAAAAGTCACGAGATATTCTCTGCGCTGCCCATAACCTACGGTCACCCCACGACAAGAAGACACCCGATGACAAGGTAAGGATGTTTTTCGTCCATCCACTTTCTGAAATCTGTCCTGACAGCCAACGCAGCATTTTGACGCCCCCTCCAAGTTCACGATAGGACTTGAACGCCACATTCTCGAAACCATCGGATTCGACTTTCGAGCGCCATACCCGCAGAAGTTGTTGAtcaagatggccaagaagctggtACCGGAAGGGGAGCGCAACATGAAGTTTCCACGGGGAGAATGGAGCACGCTCACTTCATCGGAAAAACTACTACATACGGCCTACGACATGTCCATTGACATTTACAAGACCTTCGTGCCCATCAAGCAGACAGCCCTCACCATGGTGTTGTCTATTGTGAGACTCACGGCCATGTTGATGGAACAAAGCTTGGAGCCGCCGAGGTTCAAAACGAAGGTGGCATCGCGTACGCAAGAAGCGTGTGTATATGAGACGATGTTGGATCTTATGGATCTgtacaccacccacccacgTTCCACCAAGGTCGGACTCAACTACGAGCTTCAGCACCTGATGGATGTCAAGATCGAGATCAACAAGAGAATGACAGCCGAAGGCTTTCAGCGATACAACGCCATGTGCAAAAAGTGCACCGATCAACCTGACAACCGTTCTGTCACGCCGGGGTCCGTAACCTCGCCAGCAACCAACATCTCCGGGACCGGGGGGACCTCAGTTAAGCGCAAGAGGGCGAACAGCGAAGGCACCCTGCGCTTCGTGTTTGACGCGGGAGCTGCCCGCCAGGAACGAAATCTGGCTGCGACATATTTCAACGACGAATACGAGGAGtacgaggtggaggtggaagaagagatcAAGGTCCCACCAACTGACCCCCGGCATAACGCGGGCGGCGGACGGGGCAGCCATCACGGCCACCACGGTGGCCACCACAACAATCGACACGACTACGGCTACCACAACAGAGGCGGTAGGCACCCATATCACGATAACCGACACAGGGGCAACCggcgaggaggcgctggGATGAACTAGAGGTCTGCGCCGAGGTCGGGCTAGGCGTCTCCTCCGGGTATTGGACACGGCCAGCCGACACCGGACCAGCCTTTTCCTCCTGGGCCTCAGTTCACGTTGCCTATTCGGCCAAAGCCATCTGAAAAGCCCAAAGAACCTGTACCTGAAACGCCGAAAGAACCCGCGCCTGGAAAGCCCAAAGAACCAATACCCAAACAGGCCAAAAAACAACTGACAACACCTCAGAAGAGAGTCGTCCCCGACGAAGCCGATAAACCAGGCTCGCCGAGTGCAAAGCGCCCTGCCGTGGCACACACTGCTGCTGTGTACCGTGCCGTGCCGCAGCCCTACGGTCATGCCCATCCCAAGCAGCCTGTGGCTCAGGATCCCTACCACGTCACGTATTCCGCCGGCGGTGGGCCATCAGGGTATGCGCATCTGGGGAGAGTGGTGCCTCAAGCATTCTTCAACAGGCTCAGGGGCCGGCGTTTCGTAAGAGACAGGACCCATCCGTGGCAAGACCCCAGTAGTGCCACGACAGGGCGGACAAGAAGTGGATATGTAGGAAGGAACGAGTTGCCTCCTTGGAGGCGAGGTGGTAATCTTGTGCCTGCGGCGGAGGTGCAGGGTCAACAGCAGGGCAGCGCGTCGGGGGAGACGGAAGGTCCACCACAACAGACCAATGCGCCGGACGAGAAGCAGGTGGGCGCTAccaaggatgaggaagaaggtgcAGCAGCACAGGACCAGGAGCAGAAGAAAGACACAGCAGAAGATGAGAAGCCCGAGGAATAAAAAGACATGTTGTCATGCTGGGTGTGTTATTGGTGTTTGGAGTCTACGGGAGTTCTGATCAGCGGATGATAATTGATACCCAAAAATACACCACAAGACGGTGAGGCGGCTTGATGTGCTGGTTTTGGAAAAGAGGAAAGGCATTGCTGCTGCTAAAAGTGTATAAATTCTAGATGAAGACTTTGGGGGGGTGTCGTTCGTTCCCGAAAGCGAGAAAATAGTACCCAACCTACCAACCAACGCCATGCTAAACATGAGAGCGTATGCAaatgcttttttttttttttttcctaaAGGGGGGTCAagtatcctcctccccccgcctCATCAACGCTTCCCTCAGCAGTTGCCTATGCTCCTTTAT from Podospora pseudoanserina strain CBS 124.78 chromosome 6, whole genome shotgun sequence carries:
- a CDS encoding hypothetical protein (COG:S; EggNog:ENOG503NZN2); its protein translation is MKKHQISLENNHINDSLLDLCTSTQSVSSLISQDPTISPADAWEKLYGRAALASADNEKEHANGAMGGDLLELKKAEMCGRWGDTKPSELFLKIYHDALCTLNEDPSRGMVSPSLMGSHGTIPLTIVSTIPDICRHIANVIVRAQTEVFLATNYWQNGAASAYITEAIRELDRRVAARGGPRVKVKIIYDRGSPKQVFKPRYFVSEKDFAGPNVNLPRRSEIPNLEMDVVNYHQPVMGTFHAKYVVVDRKIALLQSNNVQDNDNLEMMIHLEGPVVDSFVDVALLSWGKPWDGFSEVQEEIEQADGSMAAVANGRAVLPDVNTLPLDNSLHTPSRPHHDPDVASEVARFNTFLTPTTNKTHLDAVNALLNHTTNPSLRPDPTLNPDPPEPDRFTPYIPHSASPFPIALVTRSPYGPPTHHSLPNPQNAAWLSALKHATKTVFIQSPTLNAEPLIPAIIEACERGVEVTCWICLGYNDAGELLPHQGGHNEKIAKELYGSLSEDGRERLRYGWYVGRDQTVPIVQSRRGRSCHVKIMVVDGEVGVMGNGNQDTQSWFHSCEVNVLVDSREVCGEWVRGWGGIRIRGVYGRLDGEEGVWRDREGKEAEGGDWARSWGGGWGGLGALLGLLGGLRGRAGFRGRGRGVFREMILKGVW
- the CTK2 gene encoding RNA polymerase II C-terminal domain kinase beta subunit (COG:D; EggNog:ENOG503NXPS); its protein translation is MAPSAANPTAPATNGQSAAPADDVPIGPVTGLSEMATQYISEQTLQQRLKAIAYEEAKDDHYRIRGVQLIDNVREALQLPIKTFDTAAIYYHRFRIRFPSSEYNYEDVALAALFVACKSEDTIKKSRDILCAAHNLRSPHDKKTPDDKHFDAPSKFTIGLERHILETIGFDFRAPYPQKLLIKMAKKLVPEGERNMKFPRGEWSTLTSSEKLLHTAYDMSIDIYKTFVPIKQTALTMVLSIVRLTAMLMEQSLEPPRFKTKVASRTQEACVYETMLDLMDLYTTHPRSTKVGLNYELQHLMDVKIEINKRMTAEGFQRYNAMCKKCTDQPDNRSVTPGSVTSPATNISGTGGTSVKRKRANSEGTLRFVFDAGAARQERNLAATYFNDEYEEYEVEVEEEIKVPPTDPRHNAGGGRGSHHGHHGGHHNNRHDYGYHNRGGRHPYHDNRHRGNRRGGAGMN